A genomic stretch from Malus domestica chromosome 15, GDT2T_hap1 includes:
- the LOC103424699 gene encoding NADP-dependent malic enzyme isoform X1, with the protein MMSLKRHSFLRRILVGFGFRDRKKVGALMGSVVEEIRNGGGHSVVDVESKVGFGGGIEDVYGEDCATEDQVLTPWTASVASGYTLLRDPHYNKGLAFTEKERDAHYLRGLLPPAVLTQELQEKKLMQNLRQYEVPLHRYIAMMDLQERNEGLFYKLLIDNVEELLPVVYTPTVGEACQKYGSIFRHPQGLYISLKEKGKILEVLKNWPQRGIQVIVVTDGERILGLGDLGCQGMGIPVGKLSLYTALGGVPPSACLPITIDVGTNNEKLLNDEFYIGLKQRRATGQEYAELLEEFMTAVKQNYGEKVLVQFEDFANHNAFELLSKYSKTHLVFNDDIQGTASVVLAGLIASLKLLGGTLGDHTFLFLGAGEAGTGIAELIALEISKKTGAPLEEARKKIWLVDSKGLIVKSRLGSLQHFKQPWAHDHEPIKQLVDAVKAIKPTVLIGTSGVGKQFTKDVVETMASLNEKPLILALSNPTSQAECTAEEAYTWTKGRAIFGSGSPFDPVEYENKLLVPGQANNAYIFPGFGLGLIMAGAIRVHDDMLLAASEALAMQVSEEHYAKGLIYPPFTNIRKISANIAAKVAAKVYELGLASNLPRPKDLVKYAESCMYSPRYRSYR; encoded by the exons ATGATGTCGCTGAAGAGACACAGTTTTCTG AGAAGGATATTGGTGGGTTTTGGATTTAGAGATCGGAAAAAGGTCGGAGCTTTGATGGGGAGCGTAGTGGAGGAGATAAGGAACGGTGGTGGCCACTCAGTGGTGGATGTGGAAAGTAAGGTTGGCTTTGGTGGAGGTATTGAGGACGTGTACGGTGAGGATTGTGCCACGGAAGATCAGGTTCTCACACCATGGACTGCCTCGGTTGCTAG TGGATACACATTGCTGCGTGATCCGCACTACAACAAAGGACTTGCCTTCacagagaaggagagagatgcGCATTACTTGCGCGGCCTTCTGCCTCCAGCCGTCCTGACTCAGGAGCTTCAG GAGAAGAAGTTGATGCAAAATCTTCGCCAATATGAAGTTCCGTTGCATAGGTACATTGCAATGATGGATCTTCAG GAGAGAAATGAAGGACTGTTTTATAAGCTTTTGATTGATAATGTTGAGGAGCTGCTTCCTGTCGTGTACACGCCAACAGTTGGTGAGGCTTGCCAAAAATATGGGAGCATTTTCAGGCATCCACAGGGTCTTTATATCAGTTTGAAAGAGAA GGGAAAGATCCTTGAAGTACTAAAGAACTGGCCACAGAGGGGTATTCAAGTTATTGTCGTGACTGATGGTGAGCGTATTTTGGGGCTCGGGGATCTTGGCTGCCAG GGCATGGGGATTCCTGTTGGAAAGCTCTCTTTGTATACTGCACTCGGAGGAGTTCCTCCTTCAGCC TGCTTGCCTATAACCATCGATGTTGGCACAAACAACGAGAAGTTGCTGAATGATGAGTTTTACATTGGGCTAAAGCAAAGGAGAGCAACTGGACAG GAATATGCAGAGCTTCTCGAAGAATTCATGACTGCAGTTAAGCAGAACTACGGAGAGAAAGTCCTAGTTCAG TTCGAAGATTTTGCAAACCACAATGCATTTGAACTGCTGTCTAAATACAGCAAGACTCACCTTGTCTTCAATGATGACATTCAG GGAACAGCATCTGTGGTCTTAGCAGGGCTCATCGCTTCCTTGAAATTACTTGGCGGAACATTAGGTGACCATACTTTCTTATTTCTTGGTGCTGGAGAG GCTGGAACCGGTATAGCAGAGCTTATAGCTCTTGAGATATCAAAAAAG ACCGGCGCTCCATTGGAAGAAGCCCGCAAGAAGATTTGGCTTGTGGATTCTAAG GGATTGATTGTTAAATCTCGCCTAGGatcacttcaacactttaaGCAGCCTTGGGCTCATGATCATGAACCCATAAAGCAACTTGTAGATGCCGTGAAG GCAATCAAGCCAACAGTGCTGATCGGAACATCTGGTGTGGGAAAACAATTCACGAAGGACGTTGTTGAGACCATGGCATCCTTGAATGAG AAACCACTTATCCTTGCTCTTTCCAACCCAACATCGCAAGCTGAGTGTACTGCTGAAGAAGCTTACACATGGACCAAG GGTCGAGCAATTTTCGGTAGTGGAAGCCCATTTGACCCTGTCGAATACGAGAACAAACTCCTAGTGCCTGGCCAG GCAAACAATGCCTACATATTCCCCGGTTTTGGCTTGGGATTGATCATGGCTGGTGCCATTCGCGTACACGATGACATGCTTCTGGCAGCCT CTGAAGCTCTGGCTATGCAAGTTTCCGAGGAACACTACGCCAAAGGATTGATCTACCCACCATTTACCAACATCAGAAAGATATCAGCCAACATTGCTGCTAAAGTCGCTGCTAAGGTCTATGAACTCG GTCTGGCTTCTAATCTGCCTCGACCCAAGGATCTCGTCAAGTATGCCGAGAGTTGCATGTACAGCCCGCGCTACAGAAGCTACCGTTGA
- the LOC103424699 gene encoding NADP-dependent malic enzyme isoform X2, with protein MGSVVEEIRNGGGHSVVDVESKVGFGGGIEDVYGEDCATEDQVLTPWTASVASGYTLLRDPHYNKGLAFTEKERDAHYLRGLLPPAVLTQELQEKKLMQNLRQYEVPLHRYIAMMDLQERNEGLFYKLLIDNVEELLPVVYTPTVGEACQKYGSIFRHPQGLYISLKEKGKILEVLKNWPQRGIQVIVVTDGERILGLGDLGCQGMGIPVGKLSLYTALGGVPPSACLPITIDVGTNNEKLLNDEFYIGLKQRRATGQEYAELLEEFMTAVKQNYGEKVLVQFEDFANHNAFELLSKYSKTHLVFNDDIQGTASVVLAGLIASLKLLGGTLGDHTFLFLGAGEAGTGIAELIALEISKKTGAPLEEARKKIWLVDSKGLIVKSRLGSLQHFKQPWAHDHEPIKQLVDAVKAIKPTVLIGTSGVGKQFTKDVVETMASLNEKPLILALSNPTSQAECTAEEAYTWTKGRAIFGSGSPFDPVEYENKLLVPGQANNAYIFPGFGLGLIMAGAIRVHDDMLLAASEALAMQVSEEHYAKGLIYPPFTNIRKISANIAAKVAAKVYELGLASNLPRPKDLVKYAESCMYSPRYRSYR; from the exons ATGGGGAGCGTAGTGGAGGAGATAAGGAACGGTGGTGGCCACTCAGTGGTGGATGTGGAAAGTAAGGTTGGCTTTGGTGGAGGTATTGAGGACGTGTACGGTGAGGATTGTGCCACGGAAGATCAGGTTCTCACACCATGGACTGCCTCGGTTGCTAG TGGATACACATTGCTGCGTGATCCGCACTACAACAAAGGACTTGCCTTCacagagaaggagagagatgcGCATTACTTGCGCGGCCTTCTGCCTCCAGCCGTCCTGACTCAGGAGCTTCAG GAGAAGAAGTTGATGCAAAATCTTCGCCAATATGAAGTTCCGTTGCATAGGTACATTGCAATGATGGATCTTCAG GAGAGAAATGAAGGACTGTTTTATAAGCTTTTGATTGATAATGTTGAGGAGCTGCTTCCTGTCGTGTACACGCCAACAGTTGGTGAGGCTTGCCAAAAATATGGGAGCATTTTCAGGCATCCACAGGGTCTTTATATCAGTTTGAAAGAGAA GGGAAAGATCCTTGAAGTACTAAAGAACTGGCCACAGAGGGGTATTCAAGTTATTGTCGTGACTGATGGTGAGCGTATTTTGGGGCTCGGGGATCTTGGCTGCCAG GGCATGGGGATTCCTGTTGGAAAGCTCTCTTTGTATACTGCACTCGGAGGAGTTCCTCCTTCAGCC TGCTTGCCTATAACCATCGATGTTGGCACAAACAACGAGAAGTTGCTGAATGATGAGTTTTACATTGGGCTAAAGCAAAGGAGAGCAACTGGACAG GAATATGCAGAGCTTCTCGAAGAATTCATGACTGCAGTTAAGCAGAACTACGGAGAGAAAGTCCTAGTTCAG TTCGAAGATTTTGCAAACCACAATGCATTTGAACTGCTGTCTAAATACAGCAAGACTCACCTTGTCTTCAATGATGACATTCAG GGAACAGCATCTGTGGTCTTAGCAGGGCTCATCGCTTCCTTGAAATTACTTGGCGGAACATTAGGTGACCATACTTTCTTATTTCTTGGTGCTGGAGAG GCTGGAACCGGTATAGCAGAGCTTATAGCTCTTGAGATATCAAAAAAG ACCGGCGCTCCATTGGAAGAAGCCCGCAAGAAGATTTGGCTTGTGGATTCTAAG GGATTGATTGTTAAATCTCGCCTAGGatcacttcaacactttaaGCAGCCTTGGGCTCATGATCATGAACCCATAAAGCAACTTGTAGATGCCGTGAAG GCAATCAAGCCAACAGTGCTGATCGGAACATCTGGTGTGGGAAAACAATTCACGAAGGACGTTGTTGAGACCATGGCATCCTTGAATGAG AAACCACTTATCCTTGCTCTTTCCAACCCAACATCGCAAGCTGAGTGTACTGCTGAAGAAGCTTACACATGGACCAAG GGTCGAGCAATTTTCGGTAGTGGAAGCCCATTTGACCCTGTCGAATACGAGAACAAACTCCTAGTGCCTGGCCAG GCAAACAATGCCTACATATTCCCCGGTTTTGGCTTGGGATTGATCATGGCTGGTGCCATTCGCGTACACGATGACATGCTTCTGGCAGCCT CTGAAGCTCTGGCTATGCAAGTTTCCGAGGAACACTACGCCAAAGGATTGATCTACCCACCATTTACCAACATCAGAAAGATATCAGCCAACATTGCTGCTAAAGTCGCTGCTAAGGTCTATGAACTCG GTCTGGCTTCTAATCTGCCTCGACCCAAGGATCTCGTCAAGTATGCCGAGAGTTGCATGTACAGCCCGCGCTACAGAAGCTACCGTTGA